A section of the Flavobacterium sp. CG_23.5 genome encodes:
- the nudK gene encoding GDP-mannose pyrophosphatase NudK: protein MKNPTIKIQKTELLSDNWYILNKVTFDYQKKDESWITQKREVYDRGNGAAILLYNTKQKTVILTRQFRLPTYLNGNETGMMIEVCAGLLDEDHPEQCIIRETEEETGYRLTKVQKVMETYMSPGAVTEILYLFVGEYNDSMKVSAGGGVAHEEENIDVMEMSYDQAYAMIESGEIKDAKTIMLLQYAKIKNLV, encoded by the coding sequence ATGAAAAATCCAACTATTAAAATACAAAAAACCGAATTGCTTTCTGATAACTGGTATATTTTAAACAAAGTAACTTTTGATTATCAAAAAAAAGACGAATCTTGGATAACCCAAAAACGTGAAGTCTATGATCGTGGAAATGGAGCGGCTATTCTACTTTATAATACAAAACAAAAAACAGTAATTTTAACACGACAGTTTCGCTTACCAACGTATCTCAACGGAAATGAAACCGGAATGATGATTGAAGTTTGCGCAGGACTTTTGGACGAAGATCATCCAGAACAATGTATCATTAGAGAAACCGAAGAAGAAACTGGCTATCGACTTACTAAGGTTCAGAAAGTAATGGAAACCTACATGTCTCCTGGTGCCGTAACGGAAATTTTATACTTATTTGTTGGGGAATATAACGACTCCATGAAAGTCAGCGCAGGCGGCGGAGTTGCACATGAAGAGGAAAATATAGATGTGATGGAAATGTCCTATGATCAGGCCTATGCTATGATTGAATCAGGAGAAATAAAAGATGCAAAAACAATTATGTTATTGCAATATGCCAAAATAAAGAATTTAGTGTAA